A region of Allocoleopsis franciscana PCC 7113 DNA encodes the following proteins:
- a CDS encoding PAS domain S-box protein: MEDSITQSHQSEATLSKSELRWRRISARVPGVIYQFLRYPDGTLAFPFISPSCRRIFEVEAIEIEADASVLMSMIHPQDEEDFNRSVTHSIETLQPWSWEGRFILPSGQIKWIQAASAPERQADGEILWDGLLIDITARKQAEDELWQTRKELEHSVEERTGELSPVNEPLRFTQFSMDYAPEAILWMDGEAHFFYVNEAACQMLGYSRKELLSMSVYDVDPNLPAQSWPEYRKKLKPLGSVTLESTNRAKDGRIFPVEISINHLEFKGQEYNCIFVRDISERYKAKEALQQSEQKFRSMVENANDIIYQLTPDGIFSYVSPNWVELLGHEISEVEGKVFTLFVHPDDVPVCLGTLRRAIEKAQNQSGVEYRVRHKTGTWRWYISNLSLLRDASGRVVSVIGIARDISDRKQAEDALRESEERFRNLVESTNDFIWEVDRNAIYTYVSPQIKDTLGYEVAEVLGKTPFDFMPSEEACCVSELMSNRVALRQSITNLENSNFHKDGHIVVLEMSGVPFFDQAGNFQGYRGIDRDITKRKQTEEAVRQSKVQLQRQANQLEQTLRKLQNTQAQLIQTEKMSSLGQLVAGMAHEINNPINFIYGNINHAHNYISDLFYLINLYQKNLPHSTLEIAAKIDEVDLDFVIEDFPKLLDSMKLGAERIRKIVQSLSTFSRVDEAAVKEVDIHQGIDSTLILLEGRLKPPLNSQTIQVIKDYSNLPLVKCYPGELNQVFMNLLNNAIDALEKQNRHQNFAEISANPGMIKIRTEISSKSASKPWIVIRIVDNGSGMTEEVSSRAFDPFFTTKPVGEGTGLGLAISYQIVVELHKGRLYCISSPGQGTEFVIELPNF, translated from the coding sequence ATGGAAGACTCAATCACTCAATCTCATCAATCAGAAGCCACTCTTTCTAAGAGCGAACTGCGATGGCGAAGAATCTCTGCTCGTGTGCCGGGAGTCATTTACCAATTTTTGAGGTATCCAGATGGCACTCTGGCTTTTCCCTTTATCAGTCCGAGTTGTCGCCGGATTTTTGAAGTGGAGGCGATTGAGATTGAAGCCGATGCCAGTGTTCTCATGTCGATGATTCACCCACAGGATGAAGAAGACTTCAACCGCTCAGTGACCCATTCCATTGAAACCTTACAGCCATGGTCTTGGGAAGGCCGGTTTATCTTACCATCGGGGCAGATTAAATGGATTCAAGCGGCTTCTGCACCGGAACGACAGGCGGATGGAGAGATTCTCTGGGATGGCTTGCTCATCGACATCACGGCACGCAAACAAGCGGAAGATGAGTTGTGGCAGACGAGGAAAGAACTTGAACATAGTGTGGAGGAAAGGACAGGTGAGTTAAGCCCGGTTAATGAACCGCTACGATTCACGCAGTTTTCCATGGATTATGCTCCTGAGGCGATTTTGTGGATGGATGGCGAGGCTCACTTCTTTTACGTCAACGAAGCGGCTTGCCAAATGTTGGGCTATTCTCGTAAGGAACTGCTCTCGATGAGTGTCTATGATGTCGATCCCAACCTTCCTGCTCAATCTTGGCCAGAATACCGAAAAAAACTAAAACCTTTGGGTTCTGTGACTTTAGAGTCTACAAACCGTGCTAAAGATGGTCGAATTTTCCCGGTTGAGATTAGCATCAATCATCTAGAATTCAAGGGTCAAGAGTATAACTGCATCTTTGTCCGCGACATCAGCGAGCGCTATAAAGCAAAGGAAGCGCTTCAACAAAGCGAACAAAAGTTTCGCAGCATGGTGGAAAATGCGAACGATATTATTTATCAGTTAACACCGGATGGCATCTTTTCTTATGTTTCCCCGAACTGGGTTGAACTTTTAGGGCACGAAATTTCAGAGGTTGAGGGCAAAGTTTTTACTCTGTTTGTCCATCCCGATGACGTACCCGTCTGTTTGGGTACCTTACGTCGAGCGATCGAAAAGGCTCAAAATCAATCTGGGGTTGAGTACCGAGTTAGACACAAGACTGGTACTTGGCGATGGTATATCTCCAATCTGTCACTGTTGAGAGACGCTAGCGGGCGCGTGGTGTCAGTGATTGGGATTGCTCGTGATATTAGCGATCGCAAACAAGCCGAGGACGCCTTGCGAGAGAGTGAGGAGCGATTTCGGAATCTGGTTGAAAGCACTAACGATTTCATTTGGGAGGTTGACCGGAATGCCATATACACCTACGTTAGTCCCCAAATTAAAGATACTTTAGGTTATGAAGTGGCAGAGGTTTTAGGTAAAACACCCTTTGACTTCATGCCCTCCGAAGAAGCCTGTTGTGTAAGTGAGCTGATGAGTAATCGGGTGGCTTTGCGACAGTCAATTACCAATCTTGAGAACAGCAACTTTCACAAAGATGGACATATTGTAGTACTCGAAATGAGTGGTGTACCTTTCTTTGATCAGGCGGGTAATTTCCAAGGGTATCGCGGTATCGATAGAGATATTACTAAGCGCAAGCAAACGGAGGAAGCCGTCCGGCAATCGAAAGTGCAGCTACAACGACAAGCCAATCAATTAGAACAAACCTTACGCAAACTTCAGAATACGCAGGCACAGCTCATTCAAACTGAGAAAATGTCTTCTCTAGGGCAGTTGGTGGCGGGGATGGCTCACGAAATTAATAATCCCATTAATTTCATTTATGGCAATATTAACCATGCCCATAATTATATTAGTGACTTATTCTATCTGATTAATTTGTATCAAAAAAATCTGCCTCATTCTACCCTAGAAATTGCAGCAAAAATTGATGAGGTTGACCTAGATTTTGTAATAGAAGATTTCCCCAAACTCCTTGATTCTATGAAATTAGGGGCTGAACGGATTCGGAAAATTGTTCAGAGTTTAAGTACTTTTTCTCGTGTGGATGAAGCGGCTGTTAAAGAGGTGGATATTCATCAAGGAATTGATAGTACTTTAATTCTTTTAGAAGGTCGTTTGAAGCCACCGTTGAACTCTCAGACGATTCAGGTGATTAAAGACTATAGTAATCTGCCTTTGGTCAAGTGCTATCCAGGAGAACTCAATCAGGTTTTCATGAATCTCCTGAATAATGCCATTGATGCGTTAGAGAAACAGAACCGTCATCAGAATTTTGCCGAAATTAGTGCTAACCCTGGCATGATCAAAATTCGCACGGAAATAAGTTCAAAATCTGCCTCCAAGCCCTGGATTGTGATTCGCATTGTAGATAATGGTTCAGGTATGACAGAAGAAGTGAGTTCCAGAGCTTTTGACCCCTTTTTCACGACAAAACCCGTCGGCGAAGGTACGGGTTTAGGGTTAGCCATTAGCTACCAAATTGTGGTTGAGCTCCACAAGGGGCGATTGTACTGTATTTCCTCTCCGGGTCAAGGAACTGAATTTGTGATTGAACTTCCTAATTTCTAA
- a CDS encoding response regulator transcription factor, with translation MDILIVEDEPEIAKLIQIALEREGFVCNWCADGLTALQAFPQQQPDVIILDLMLPGLDGLEVCARIRQKPGVKDPYILMLTAKGEEIDRVIGLSTGADDYLVKPFSPTELVARVRALLRRSLRHGGQHLIYQTQHFVVNVDQRTATRQLEVGDTEVLDLTTLEFNLLATFISQPGRVWNRTQLIDKLWGDNFFGDERVVDTHVARLRKKIEPDSANPTFVKTVIGVGYKFEDLATT, from the coding sequence ATGGATATTTTAATTGTCGAGGATGAACCAGAAATTGCCAAACTCATCCAGATCGCTTTAGAAAGAGAAGGGTTTGTCTGCAACTGGTGTGCCGATGGACTAACGGCTTTACAGGCGTTTCCCCAACAACAACCCGATGTAATCATTTTAGATTTGATGCTTCCAGGTCTGGATGGTTTGGAAGTCTGTGCCAGAATTCGACAAAAGCCCGGTGTGAAAGACCCCTATATTTTGATGTTGACGGCTAAGGGTGAGGAAATCGACCGGGTGATTGGTCTATCCACAGGTGCAGATGATTATTTGGTTAAACCTTTTAGTCCGACAGAATTAGTAGCCAGAGTTCGGGCGCTATTACGGCGCAGTCTACGTCATGGGGGACAGCATTTAATCTATCAAACCCAACATTTTGTAGTTAATGTCGATCAGCGCACTGCAACACGCCAACTGGAGGTAGGTGACACAGAAGTGCTGGACTTAACCACTTTAGAATTTAATCTGTTGGCAACATTTATTAGTCAGCCGGGTCGAGTTTGGAATCGGACTCAGCTCATTGATAAACTTTGGGGAGATAACTTTTTTGGTGATGAACGAGTCGTTGATACCCATGTAGCGCGGTTGCGAAAAAAAATTGAGCCTGACTCCGCTAATCCGACTTTTGTTAAGACGGTGATTGGCGTCGGCTACAAGTTTGAAGACTTAGCTACAACTTAA
- a CDS encoding sensor histidine kinase → MSKDNLRRMKSLPLASRLFFSHLLVMIVGVGSLVIIGKLSSPRLFVLHLQQLEGRGLTLRFARTYLVKGFETAWNRSTFWSVIVGTTAAGGLSYWISKRIVQPLTQIEQITQQFAAGQLDERLPPSEIPEINQLANSFNRMAVSLEDVEQRRRDLVSDLTHELRTPLTVLRGYLEELADGQIEPTPVVYQRLAKETRRLERLINDLQELSKAEAGYLPIKIGSVNIRPLLESLVEKFADQILEDGPQLHLDCPEQLPIVLADIDRVEQVLVNLLGNALTYTESGSIIIRAWTESEGAKAFIPRLWIAVTDTGIGLSPEDLPRVFERFWRAEKSRNQHTGGTGIGLAISQRLIELQGGEIEVESQLGVGSTFRFYLPLA, encoded by the coding sequence ATGAGTAAGGATAATTTGCGTCGGATGAAATCCTTGCCTTTAGCCTCACGCCTGTTTTTTTCCCATCTTTTAGTGATGATTGTGGGCGTAGGTTCTCTTGTGATTATTGGCAAGTTGTCTTCCCCTCGCTTGTTTGTCCTGCACCTGCAACAACTCGAAGGCAGAGGTCTCACGTTACGCTTTGCTCGGACTTATCTGGTTAAGGGGTTTGAAACCGCTTGGAATCGAAGTACCTTTTGGTCAGTGATTGTTGGGACTACGGCTGCCGGTGGACTGAGTTATTGGATTTCTAAGCGAATTGTACAGCCTCTGACTCAAATCGAACAAATTACCCAACAGTTTGCAGCAGGACAACTCGATGAGCGACTGCCACCGAGTGAGATTCCTGAAATTAATCAACTGGCTAATAGTTTTAACCGGATGGCTGTCAGTTTGGAAGATGTAGAACAGCGACGGCGAGACTTAGTCAGTGACCTCACCCATGAACTGCGAACTCCTTTAACGGTGCTGCGGGGTTATCTTGAAGAACTAGCTGATGGTCAAATTGAGCCTACTCCAGTAGTTTATCAGCGCTTAGCCAAGGAAACTAGGCGGCTAGAACGTTTGATTAATGATTTACAAGAACTTTCTAAAGCAGAAGCTGGGTATCTCCCGATTAAGATTGGGTCTGTCAATATCCGTCCCTTGTTAGAGTCTTTGGTGGAAAAATTTGCTGACCAGATATTAGAAGATGGCCCACAGTTGCATTTAGACTGTCCGGAGCAATTGCCAATTGTACTGGCTGATATTGACCGGGTGGAACAGGTGTTAGTTAACCTTTTAGGTAACGCTCTCACCTATACGGAGTCGGGTTCAATCATCATCCGTGCTTGGACAGAAAGCGAAGGGGCAAAAGCTTTTATCCCGCGATTGTGGATTGCGGTGACTGATACGGGGATTGGACTTTCACCCGAAGATTTACCTCGTGTTTTTGAGCGCTTCTGGCGGGCAGAAAAGTCTCGAAATCAGCACACAGGAGGAACGGGTATTGGTCTGGCGATTTCTCAACGGTTGATTGAATTGCAAGGCGGTGAGATTGAAGTCGAAAGTCAACTGGGCGTTGGTAGTACGTTTCGGTTTTATCTACCTCTGGCTTGA
- the cobM gene encoding precorrin-4 C(11)-methyltransferase, protein MSHSTDSTPLENALPPLAPAVYIIGAGPGDPELLTVKAQKILAQADVIVLADSLVPPQMLQGVRPDAELVRTGNKTLEEIVPLMIERVRSHKSVVRLHSGDLSLYSAIHEQMQALAEASIPFELIPGISAFQAAAAKLGVELTVPGLVQSIILTRISGRASAVPESEELASLAAHQASLCLYLSARHIEDAQAKLLEHYPADTPVAVCFRIGWPDEKIWLVPLEQMAALTQAENLIRTTLYLISPALRTARNELTSQTDFSLSTPESVDAGHELARSRLYHPEHSHLFRPSRPVG, encoded by the coding sequence ATGTCTCACTCTACTGACTCAACCCCCCTGGAAAACGCCCTGCCTCCCCTAGCACCTGCCGTTTACATTATTGGTGCAGGGCCAGGAGACCCTGAATTATTGACCGTTAAGGCACAGAAAATTCTCGCCCAAGCGGATGTGATTGTGCTGGCGGATTCCCTCGTCCCCCCGCAGATGTTGCAGGGTGTCCGTCCCGATGCGGAATTGGTTCGCACGGGGAATAAAACCCTAGAAGAGATTGTGCCATTGATGATTGAACGGGTGCGATCGCACAAATCCGTCGTTCGCTTACATTCCGGTGACCTGAGTCTCTACAGCGCCATCCATGAGCAAATGCAAGCCCTTGCCGAAGCCTCCATCCCCTTTGAACTCATTCCAGGGATTAGCGCCTTCCAAGCCGCCGCTGCTAAACTCGGTGTTGAGCTGACAGTGCCGGGACTGGTACAGTCCATTATTCTCACTCGCATCAGTGGGCGTGCTTCCGCTGTACCGGAGTCGGAAGAACTGGCATCTTTAGCCGCTCATCAAGCCAGTTTGTGCCTCTACCTCAGCGCCCGTCATATCGAAGACGCTCAAGCCAAACTGCTGGAACATTACCCTGCTGATACTCCTGTCGCCGTTTGCTTCCGCATCGGATGGCCGGATGAGAAAATCTGGCTGGTTCCCCTAGAACAGATGGCGGCACTGACGCAAGCCGAAAATCTTATTCGGACAACCCTTTATCTGATTAGTCCGGCGCTGAGAACGGCAAGGAACGAACTAACATCCCAGACAGACTTCAGCCTTAGTACCCCTGAAAGCGTAGACGCTGGGCATGAATTAGCCCGTTCCCGTCTGTACCATCCCGAACACTCCCATTTGTTTCGACCCTCTCGCCCTGTTGGATAA
- a CDS encoding zf-TFIIB domain-containing protein translates to MNSTVCPKCRGRLEPVVWAGIEVDRCLGCKGIWFDSLEAEQLKTIQGSEGLDIGDQEIGSQLDNITGDIQCPRCHTKMTRLVDIDQYCIWYEVCPKCQGVWLDAGEFTQFKDNFKPKGFLGRISQVFRPGSH, encoded by the coding sequence ATGAATTCAACTGTCTGCCCAAAATGTAGAGGACGCTTAGAGCCAGTCGTCTGGGCTGGAATTGAAGTAGACCGTTGCCTTGGTTGCAAAGGAATTTGGTTTGATTCCCTTGAGGCGGAACAGCTCAAAACAATTCAAGGTTCTGAAGGCTTGGATATTGGCGACCAAGAAATTGGCAGCCAACTCGATAATATAACGGGCGATATTCAATGCCCTCGTTGCCACACGAAAATGACTCGCCTGGTGGACATTGACCAGTACTGTATCTGGTATGAAGTATGCCCCAAATGTCAAGGGGTGTGGTTAGATGCCGGTGAATTTACTCAGTTTAAAGATAACTTCAAGCCTAAAGGCTTTCTCGGACGCATCAGTCAAGTGTTTCGTCCAGGCAGTCATTAG
- a CDS encoding flavin reductase family protein — protein sequence MLDEQAKKTMLRKIPHGLHICGVKEGEEMNGFTVSWVMQSSFEPPLVVNCIKKDSGSHEMLKNTGVFTLSFLESGQKDMAAKFFKPQRRVGNKLEDVDFYEGAETGCPIISDTLGYVECKVVATVDQGDHTVFVAQVIGAGVHREGEPLLLESTGWNYGG from the coding sequence TTGCTAGACGAACAAGCGAAAAAGACAATGCTGCGGAAGATTCCTCACGGTCTTCATATCTGCGGAGTGAAAGAGGGTGAGGAAATGAATGGTTTCACGGTGAGCTGGGTGATGCAGTCTTCGTTTGAGCCGCCGTTGGTGGTGAATTGCATTAAAAAAGATAGTGGCTCTCATGAAATGCTGAAAAACACGGGAGTGTTTACCCTCAGCTTCCTAGAGAGTGGACAAAAGGACATGGCGGCGAAATTTTTCAAGCCGCAGAGGCGAGTTGGCAATAAGTTGGAAGATGTAGATTTCTATGAGGGAGCAGAAACGGGCTGTCCCATTATTTCTGATACTCTGGGTTACGTTGAATGTAAGGTGGTAGCCACTGTAGATCAAGGTGACCATACCGTGTTTGTCGCTCAAGTGATTGGTGCGGGTGTGCACCGCGAGGGTGAGCCGCTTTTGCTGGAAAGCACTGGCTGGAATTACGGTGGATAG
- a CDS encoding phenylpyruvate tautomerase MIF-related protein: MPLIKVQTSADAPESTAVEGLLKILSSKLANHLGKPESYVMTAFEPNVAMTFGGTIEPTCYIEVKSIGSMSPAQTKAMSQDFCQTISEKLGVSINRIYIEFADAKGAMWGWNGSTFG; the protein is encoded by the coding sequence ATGCCTCTAATTAAGGTGCAAACTTCTGCTGATGCTCCAGAATCAACAGCCGTTGAAGGGTTGCTGAAGATTCTTTCTAGCAAATTAGCCAATCATCTGGGTAAGCCGGAATCTTATGTGATGACTGCATTTGAACCCAATGTCGCGATGACTTTTGGGGGCACAATTGAGCCAACCTGTTACATAGAAGTGAAAAGTATTGGCTCCATGAGTCCCGCGCAAACTAAAGCCATGAGTCAGGATTTTTGCCAGACGATTAGCGAAAAGCTCGGCGTATCTATCAATCGAATCTATATCGAATTTGCCGATGCTAAAGGGGCGATGTGGGGTTGGAATGGCTCAACGTTTGGTTAA
- a CDS encoding alpha/beta fold hydrolase, with amino-acid sequence MPIPINLLVLSITTSYHLIATWLENKKYHPPGQLIDIGGYKLHLYSKGQGKPTVIVDHSLGGIDGYFLIEEIAKLTQVCIYDRAGYGWSDSSPKPRSTQEIVKELDTLLNIAEIQPPYILVGDSFGSYNMRLYAHQFPEKVIGIVMTDGLHEVGLLKMSISLQALKLFFMSGFAMSILGSILGIVRLLGTLGMFELLKKELRHFPKKILKQVKRSFYHYRHWLTMWREMWNLDLSSVQVSQVKSLGNLPMVSIKSSTFFKRSIWNFYLPVQAADHLRDKMHTEILKLSTHSTSLPATQSSHFVWIDQPEIILEAIQKLLPK; translated from the coding sequence ATGCCAATTCCCATAAATTTATTAGTTCTATCAATTACCACCAGTTATCACCTGATTGCGACTTGGCTTGAAAATAAAAAGTATCATCCACCAGGACAACTGATTGACATCGGCGGTTACAAACTGCATTTATACTCCAAAGGTCAAGGCAAACCAACGGTTATCGTTGACCATAGCCTTGGTGGAATCGATGGTTACTTTCTCATAGAAGAAATTGCCAAACTTACACAAGTATGTATATACGATCGCGCTGGATATGGGTGGAGCGATTCAAGCCCCAAACCCCGTTCAACGCAAGAAATTGTTAAAGAATTAGATACACTCCTGAACATAGCTGAAATTCAGCCCCCCTATATTTTAGTGGGTGACTCTTTTGGCAGTTACAATATGAGGCTTTATGCCCATCAATTTCCCGAAAAAGTCATTGGCATCGTAATGACAGATGGGCTTCATGAAGTCGGCTTGTTAAAGATGTCTATAAGTTTGCAGGCATTAAAATTATTTTTTATGTCTGGATTTGCCATGTCCATCCTGGGTTCAATTTTGGGCATTGTTAGGCTTTTAGGCACATTGGGAATGTTTGAACTGCTCAAAAAAGAGCTGCGTCATTTCCCCAAGAAAATACTAAAACAAGTCAAACGTTCGTTTTATCATTATCGACACTGGCTGACCATGTGGCGCGAAATGTGGAACTTAGATTTGAGTAGTGTTCAGGTGAGTCAAGTTAAGAGCTTAGGCAATCTTCCGATGGTTAGTATCAAATCAAGTACCTTCTTTAAACGCTCCATCTGGAATTTTTATCTACCTGTTCAAGCCGCCGATCATTTACGAGATAAAATGCACACTGAAATCCTCAAATTGTCAACCCATTCTACGTCATTACCAGCGACCCAAAGTTCTCACTTTGTTTGGATTGATCAGCCAGAGATTATCTTGGAAGCGATTCAGAAACTCTTGCCCAAATAA
- a CDS encoding transposase produces the protein MDELKEADSNYTLGQIQGFSNQFHRNQFIITCRIAARDYIFEPFTQVEIADFDDQQIATFAKKWFHNKHDYVVAIRSNHGVWMPSHQRIRYNKWRKFDRIFADGTKQVRYIREVIYGKRRSRQYWEITTNPQTLPPNETWSVMTRIPDVKYHQVGNLYRLRNWVEYGLKPSKNELGWADFRLTSYTNIEKWWELVCSAYLLVSLHSNALPTLQKPLANIPNTGLGILLAEHRYWDFKTGWKNLLNNLRLIVQPFVASQLMQFWLKVFPIPELSVGLNRLLAFMNRFPGAIPLADAPADFHFFSA, from the coding sequence TTGGACGAACTTAAAGAAGCCGATAGCAACTATACATTAGGACAAATTCAGGGTTTTTCCAATCAATTTCACCGCAATCAATTTATTATAACTTGTCGTATTGCTGCACGAGACTACATTTTTGAGCCGTTTACTCAGGTAGAGATTGCTGACTTTGATGACCAACAAATTGCGACTTTTGCTAAGAAGTGGTTTCACAATAAACATGATTATGTGGTAGCGATAAGAAGTAATCACGGAGTCTGGATGCCCTCTCATCAAAGGATAAGGTACAATAAGTGGCGAAAATTTGACCGGATTTTTGCCGATGGAACCAAGCAAGTTCGCTACATTCGAGAAGTTATTTATGGCAAAAGGCGGTCACGACAGTACTGGGAAATTACAACGAATCCCCAAACTCTTCCCCCCAACGAAACTTGGTCTGTAATGACGAGAATCCCTGATGTTAAATATCACCAAGTTGGCAACCTTTACAGGTTACGCAATTGGGTAGAGTATGGGCTAAAACCAAGTAAAAATGAATTAGGCTGGGCAGATTTTCGCCTTACCAGTTACACCAATATTGAAAAATGGTGGGAACTTGTCTGTAGTGCTTACCTACTTGTGAGTCTCCATTCAAACGCCTTGCCAACTCTTCAGAAACCACTAGCTAATATCCCGAACACAGGGCTGGGAATTCTGTTAGCCGAACACCGTTACTGGGACTTCAAGACCGGTTGGAAAAACTTGCTGAACAACCTCCGTTTAATTGTACAACCCTTTGTGGCTTCTCAACTGATGCAATTTTGGCTCAAAGTCTTTCCTATTCCTGAGCTTTCTGTGGGCTTAAATCGGTTACTTGCTTTTATGAATCGGTTCCCCGGAGCCATTCCCCTAGCTGACGCTCCTGCTGATTTCCACTTTTTCTCTGCCTAG
- a CDS encoding ISKra4-like element ISMic1 family transposase (programmed frameshift) translates to MTMTPEDKKLLADHIKAIAKILYKNTPQEKIETLEGIETAVRDQVLEHVSPQITFFIGEKTGTESGRIRTIRSCVGRIKITQKQASRLGIEPYRRLSPLLEKCCLLLAANESFQDAENDLKVLTGVEVGHSTHHRQAQKVELSPPNIKQKLTEVCLDGGKVRLRSQEKGKPAYWKEYKTGRLQGIYYGAFFQDNFSLINWVNSQNLARTIYCLGDGHDGVWNLFAQIADDQTRQEILDWYHLKENLYKIQASKKFLEQIEADLWQGVVEEAISKLRKTNYVGATNFISYLRKHRHRLVNYMYFQAEQLSSIASGAVESAVKQIDKRLQIVGAQWKSQNLPQMLQLRCAYLNRQLAPSA, encoded by the exons ATGACAATGACACCAGAAGACAAAAAACTTTTAGCCGACCATATCAAGGCGATAGCTAAAATTCTCTATAAAAATACTCCACAAGAGAAAATTGAGACGTTAGAGGGTATTGAAACAGCGGTGCGCGACCAAGTGCTAGAACATGTCAGCCCCCAAATAACC TTTTTTATCGGAGAAAAGACGGGAACAGAATCGGGACGCATCCGAACGATAAGAAGTTGTGTGGGTCGGATAAAAATCACTCAAAAACAAGCGTCACGTTTAGGAATTGAGCCGTATCGACGGTTAAGTCCTCTTCTGGAAAAATGCTGTTTATTACTTGCAGCAAATGAATCATTTCAAGATGCAGAGAATGACCTGAAAGTCTTGACCGGGGTAGAAGTAGGTCACAGCACTCATCATCGCCAAGCCCAGAAAGTAGAGCTATCGCCACCTAATATTAAACAAAAACTGACAGAAGTTTGTCTCGATGGTGGGAAAGTGCGTTTACGCTCACAGGAAAAAGGTAAACCCGCCTACTGGAAGGAGTATAAAACCGGACGACTACAAGGAATATATTACGGAGCCTTCTTTCAAGATAATTTTTCTCTAATTAATTGGGTGAACAGCCAAAACCTGGCTCGAACCATTTATTGCTTGGGTGATGGACACGATGGGGTGTGGAACCTATTTGCACAAATAGCCGACGACCAGACCCGACAAGAAATTCTTGACTGGTATCATTTGAAAGAGAACCTCTATAAAATTCAGGCATCGAAAAAGTTTTTAGAACAAATCGAAGCAGATTTGTGGCAAGGAGTGGTCGAAGAAGCGATTAGTAAACTCCGGAAAACTAACTATGTCGGGGCTACTAACTTTATAAGTTATCTACGTAAACATAGGCATCGCTTAGTCAATTATATGTACTTTCAAGCCGAACAATTAAGTTCGATTGCTTCGGGAGCTGTAGAGTCTGCGGTCAAACAGATAGACAAGCGGCTACAAATAGTCGGCGCTCAATGGAAGTCCCAAAATTTACCGCAAATGCTGCAACTGCGGTGCGCTTATCTGAATCGACAGCTTGCTCCAAGCGCTTAA